One stretch of Glycine soja cultivar W05 chromosome 7, ASM419377v2, whole genome shotgun sequence DNA includes these proteins:
- the LOC114419235 gene encoding uncharacterized protein LOC114419235, producing MEDSATTGHHNERKRSCDNNAFAKFVPFSPPLEHDTESIEAKFGGHHDHGQKRLKPNSQAPLLETTTNFSPSSHLPNQNIDTKETPDFPSPSTSFKHSDNVGPSPQSIGSKSSHIEYVENDGKISKTVSDSCNWKEDQNQSELESMISMAAEELSRRPKTGGIYKEIANQRECTVKRLKDLSNKEPTIDVGLEMADAAHLLKLMSFSSNEIEMAGQKGHKGAKLLLQAEILRKKGQELIAECQNLLQNAL from the exons ATGGAGGATTCTGCCACGACTGGTCATCACAACGAAAGAAAAAGAAGCTGTGACAACAATGCTTTTGCCAAGTTTGTTCCCTTTTCTCCACCATTAGAACACGACACCGAATCAATCGAGGCTAAATTTGGTGGTCACCATGACCATGGCCAAAAGAGACTCAAACCAAATTCTCAAGCTCCTTTATTAGAAACCACCACCAACTTCTCCCCCTCTTCTCATCTTCCTAACCAAAACATTGACACAAAGGAAACACCAGATTTTCCATCTCCATCAACTTCCTTTAAGCATTCAGATAATGTTGGACCATCACCTCAATCCATTGGTAGCAAGTCATCACACATTGAGTATGTGGAGAATGATGGGAAAATCAGCAAAACAGTCTCAGATA GTTGTAATTGGAAAGAAGATCAGAATCAGAGTGAGCTAGAATCAATGATATCTATGGCAGCTGAGGAACTATCCAGGAGGCCTAAAACCGGGGGCATCTACAAAGAAATTGCGAATCAACGCGAGTGCACCGTGAAACGTTTGAAAGATTTGTCAAACAAAGAGCCTACAATAGATGTTGGACTTGAGATGGCTGATGCAGCACATCTTTTGAAACTTATGAGCTTCTCAAGCAATGAGATCGAGATGGCAGGGCAAAAGGGTCACAAAGGAGCTAAGTTGTTGCTTCAAGCAGAGATCCTACGCAAGAAAGGACAAGAACTCATTGCGGAGTGCCAGAACTTGCTGCAAAATGCATTATAA
- the LOC114420457 gene encoding uncharacterized protein LOC114420457 codes for MIKDKWLPLHTLAVCGEFYLLDSLLKHNVDINVLKNEDSGPLKESTSLIEHRKWDGLYCLPSEKSEIVSDEYLPTNDPKFNNNINDEAAELVKLTEQSLFLKKRTNQTKLRPIVVRLDDGDVAPISVKRPEPMDDIVLNYKQVGMRTLLKVFSLVGSCWSILPSSSVSSNGYVVLSLLKGKKIKTKSKKDNWPGAYCDTKQSCCYPKIGKPAAILRLGNLLSIIFWC; via the exons ATGATAAAG GATAAATGGCTTCCTCTCCACACTCTTGCTGTATGTGGAGAATTTTACCTTTTAGATTCTCTGTTGAAGCACAATGTTGATATCAATGTTCTGAAAAATGAAGattcagggccattgaaggaatCCACATCCTTGATTGAGCACCGTAAGTGGGATGGATTATATTGTCTTCCTTCGGAGAAGAGTGAGATTGTTTCAGATGAGTATCTTCCTACAAATGATCCAAAgtttaacaataatataaatgatGAAGCTGCAGAACTAGTCAAGCTGACAGAGCAATCACTTTTTCTCAAGAAAAGGACAAACCAAACAAAGCTCAGGCCTATAGTAGTGAgattggatgatggagatgtgGCACCAATTTCAGTCAAAAGACCAGAGCCAATGGATGATATTGT ATTGAATTACAAGCAAGTGGGAATGAGAACATTATTGAAAGTATTCTCCTTAGTTGGCTCATGTTGGAGTATTCTCCCTTCTTCCTCTGTATCTTCTAATGGCTATGTGGTGTTATCATTATTGAAAG GTAAAAAAATCAAGACGAAAAGCAAGAAAGACAAT TGGCCAGGAGCATACTGTGACACAAAGCAGAGCTGCTGCTATCCTAAGATTGGGAAACCTGCTGCTATCCTAAGACTGGGAAACCTGCTATCTATCATATTTTGGTGCTAG
- the LOC114420456 gene encoding UPF0481 protein At3g47200-like, translating into MDQTQNESGWMHSIKVTLGSLDHREVKSFISSIPCVSSKLRKSNEEAYSPKFVSIGPLYRGTSSHLLAMEEHKWRYMLALLHRTQNPVSTLDECGTVILGLDDAVRASYGGNIKYEAHELAKIMLLDGSFLLELLLRCAPPNMVPQIPKEDNHNNGSSSDPILGHKEVFLSILTDFTLLENQMPFFVLKTLARMLFPNVFTSEADHLVADLTLSLFSYPLIRCPSVAHFLHLMHLSSIVDEGQKVKQAQQELKRCATRLRAAGVTIRKVERHSKLVNWFGFDIRFSKGVLEIPPLHVVDTTEVYLRNFIAWEQSRIGINRQFTSYALFLRGLMCSVQDIELLVENGVLVKGTKISNRDLLTLFGTITKGVDQMDNSYSKLCEDLNAYSAVNPLRKFPILMLHCCNLCVECIRYSCKHSYKILIRDHIPNVWKLIGIVVAAALLALTIMQTYYSARG; encoded by the coding sequence ATGGACCAAACTCAAAATGAGTCTGGTTGGATGCATTCTATCAAAGTGACACTAGGATCTCTAGATCACAGAGAGGTTAAGTCCTTCATAAGCAGCATCCCTTGTGTTTCAAGCAAGCTTAGAAAATCAAATGAGGAAGCTTATTCACCAAAGTTTGTCAGCATTGGACCCTTATACAGAGGAACAAGTAGCCACCTTCTGGCCATGGAAGAGCACAAATGGCGTTACATGCTGGCTCTCCTTCATAGAACTCAAAATCCAGTTTCAACCTTGGATGAATGTGGCACTGTCATTCTAGGCTTGGACGATGCAGTTCGTGCAAGCTATGGAGGTAACATCAAATATGAAGCTCATGAGCTAGCCAAAATAATGTTACTTGATGGCTCCTTCTTGCTAGAACTTCTTCTTAGATGCGCACCACCAAACATGGTTCCTCAAATTCCAAAAGAAGATAACCATAATAATGGTTCTTCTTCAGATCCAATACTAGGACACAAAGAGGTGTTTTTATCTATTCTCACCGATTTCACTCTACTAGAGAACCAAATGCCCTTTTTTGTTCTCAAGACATTGGCTAGGATGCTTTTTCCCAATGTCTTCACAAGTGAAGCTGATCACCTTGTTGCTGATCTCACACTGTCTCTCTTCAGCTACCCTTTGATCCGGTGTCCTAGCGTGGCGCATTTTCTTCACCTCATGCACTTGTCCTCCATTGTTGATGAGGGACAAAAGGTGAAACAAGCTCAGCAAGAGCTTAAGCGTTGCGCGACAAGGCTTAGAGCTGCTGGTGTAACAATTAGGAAAGTTGAGAGACACAGCAAGTTGGTTAACTGGTTTGGCTTTGACATAAGATTTTCCAAAGGGGTGCTTGAAATTCCACCACTTCATGTAGTTGACACAACTGAGGTCTATTTGAGGAACTTCATTGCATGGGAGCAAAGTAGAATTGGCATCAACAGGCAATTCACTTCTTATGCTTTGTTTCTTAGAGGCTTGATGTGTTCTGTGCAAGATATTGAGCTGCTTGTGGAAAATGGTGTTTTGGTGAAAGGTACTAAGATCAGCAACAGAGATTTGCTCACTTTGTTTGGCACAATCACAAAGGGAGTGGACCAAATGGACAATAGTTACAGCAAACTTTGTGAGGACTTGAATGCTTACTCAGCAGTGAACCCCTTGAGGAAGTTCCCTATACTGATGTTGCATTGTTGCAACCTTTGTGTAGAATGCATCAGATACTCTTGCAAACACAGCTATAAAATCTTGATTAGAGATCATATCCCAAATGTGTGGAAATTGATAGGGATTGTGGTAGCTGCTGCTCTGCTTGCTCTTACCATTATGCAAACCTACTATTCAGCCCGTGGCTAA
- the LOC114419040 gene encoding pentatricopeptide repeat-containing protein At4g28010, giving the protein MIPKRLLNNSSSIAHTQPHSLSDAVSLFHRTIDNDPTSPPSEPACSTLIDNLRKARQYDAVVSVYHKMVSALVLPRFTSLSALTESFVNTHHPSFAFSVLSLMTKRGFGVNVYNLNLVLKGFCRSGQCDKAMSLFSQMKRNYDCVVPDCVTYNTLVNGFCKAKRLVEARVLFEAMKKGGDCRPNLVTYSVLIDCYCKSGEVGEGLGLLEEMEREGLKADVFVYSSLISAFCGEGDIETGRELFDEMLRRKVSPNVVTYSCLMQGLGRTGRWREASEMLKDMTARGVRPDVVAYTVLADGLCKNGRAGDAIKVLDLMVQKGEEPGTLTYNVVVNGLCKEDRMDDAFGVVEMMVKKGKKPDAVTYNTLLKGLCGAGKIHEAMDLWKLLLSEKFHVKPDVFTCNNLIQGLCKEGRVHDAARIHSSMVEMGLQGNIVTYNFLIEGYLAARKLIEALKLWKYAVESGFSPNSMTYSVMINGLCKMQMLSVARGLFCKMKDSGIRPTVIDYNALMTSLCREDSLEQARSLFQEMRNVNHNVDVVSFNIIIDGTLKAGDVKSAKELLSEMFMMDLVPDAVTFSILINRFSKLGMLDEAMGLYEKMVSCGHVPGVVVFDSLLKGYGLKGETEKIISLLHQMADKDVVLDSKLTSTILACLCHMSRNLDVEKILPKFSQQSEHTSKGTTIKCHELLMRLNNFHPELKLIVAQ; this is encoded by the coding sequence ATGATCCCCAAGCGCCTCCTCAACAATTCCTCTTCAATCGCCCACACACAACCCCACTCACTATCCGACGCCGTTTCGCTCTTTCACCGCACCATCGACAACGACCCCACTTCCCCACCCTCCGAACCCGCCTGCAGCACCCTCATCGACAACCTCCGCAAGGCGCGCCAATACGACGCCGTTGTGTCGGTATACCACAAGATGGTGTCCGCGCTCGTCTTGCCCAGGTTCACCTCTCTCAGCGCCTTAACCGAAAGCTTCGTCAACACCCACCACCCAAGTTTCGCTTTTTCGGTCCTCAGCCTCATGACAAAGCGCGGTTTCGGTGTCAACGTCTATAACTTAAACCTCGTGCTGAAGGGTTTTTGCCGAAGTGGTCAATGCGACAAGGCAATGTCTCTGTTTTCTCAAATGAAGAGGAATTACGATTGTGTGGTTCCTGATTGTGTTACTTACAATACCCTTGTAAATGGGTTTTGTAAAGCTAAGAGATTGGTGGAAGCTAGGGTTTTGTTTGAGGCAATGAAGAAAGGTGGGGATTGCAGACCTAACTTGGTTACATATAGTGTTTTAATTGATTGTTATTGTAAGAGTGGTGAAGTTGGTGAGGGGTTGGGTTTGTTGGAGGAGATGGAGAGGGAGGGTTTGAAAGCTGATGTGTTTGTGTATAGTTCTCTCATTAGTGCATTTTGTGGGGAGGGTGATATTGAGACGGGGAGGGAACTGTTCGATGAGATGTTGAGGAGGAAGGTTAGTCCCAATGTGGTTACTTATAGCTGTTTGATGCAGGGTCTTGGCAGGACCGGGCGGTGGCGCGAGGCGTCTGAGATGTTGAAGGACATGACTGCTCGTGGGGTTCGGCCGGATGTCGTTGCATACACGGTCTTGGCGGATGGGCTTTGCAAGAACGGGAGGGCAGGGGATGCCATTAAGGTGTTGGATTTGATGGTGCAGAAGGGGGAGGAGCCGGGTACTTTGACGTACAATGTTGTTGTGAATGGGCTTTGCAAGGAGGATCGGATGGATGATGCGTTTGGGGTTGTGGAGATGATGGTGAAGAAGGGGAAGAAACCTGATGCGGTTACATATAATACATTGTTGAAAGGGCTGTGTGGAGCTGGCAAAATTCATGAGGCGATGGACCTTTGGAAACTGTTGTTGAGTGAGAAGTTCCATGTGAAGCCGGATGTCTTCACGTGTAATAATTTGATTCAGGGACTTTGCAAGGAAGGCCGTGTTCATGATGCTGCAAGGATCCATTCTTCTATGGTTGAAATGGGGCTCCAAGGTAACATAGTAACTTACAATTTTTTGATTGAGGGTTATCTAGCTGCTCGGAAACTTATTGAGGCGTTAAAACTCTGGAAATATGCGGTGGAGTCTGGattttctcccaattcaatgaCTTATAGTGTTATGATTAATGGTCTGTGTAAAATGCAGATGCTGAGTGTTGCAAGAGGActtttttgtaaaatgaaaGATTCTGGGATTAGACCTACAGTGATCGATTACAATGCACTAATGACATCCTTGTGCAGGGAAGACAGTTTGGAGCAGGCTAGGAGTCTATTTCAAGAAATGAGGAATGTGAATCACAATGTTGATGTTGTCTCCTTTAATATAATAATCGATGGAACCCTCAAAGCAGGGGATGTTAAATCTGCCAAGGAATTGCTATCCGAGATGTTTATGATGGATTTGGTCCCTGATGCTGTAACCTTTTCTATATTAATAAACAGGTTCTCCAAACTTGGAATGCTGGATGAGGCCATGGGGCTCTATGAGAAAATGGTTTCGTGTGGTCATGTACCAGGTGTTGTTGTATTTGATTCTTTGCTAAAGGGCTATGGTTTAAAAGGAGAGACAGAAAAAATCATTTCCTTGCTTCATCAAATGGCTGATAAGGATGTTGTTCTGGACTCAAAATTAACTTCTACCATCTTAGCTTGCCTTTGTCACATGTCAAGAAATCTTGATGTGGAGAAGATTCTTCCAAAATTTTCACAACAAAGTGAACATACATCAAAAGGAACAACCATTAAATGCCATGAGCTCTTGATGAGGCTGAATAACTTTCATCCAgaactaaaattaattgttgCACAATAG
- the LOC114419151 gene encoding uncharacterized protein At4g19900-like encodes MLDHKHTKISIFSFITFSAIFYLMLCDFLIYHDSLHPGTLVEVLQHRNGEGIRSTLTLSHTPLRSMQEENEGVGDRNHGVLVAPLNANEEERIAWFRGKLREFKILNSDKLSRRFHARVLRFFSHECESRFFMIWESPAGSFGARELMSIDSVFKVHPKACLVILSRTLDTIRSYRVLKPILDEGFKVQPVTPDLQFLFKGTPAEAWLNELKKGKKDPGQISLFQNLSNLIRLAVLYKYGGVYLDIDFVVLKPLSLLRNSIGAQSMDAGNKHWTRLNNAVLIFDMNHPLLLRFIDEFVLTFDGNRWGHNGPYLVSRVVKRLGEKPGFNFTILPPIAFYPADWKKIGGLFRKPKTRSESKLVDAKLLQLSGESYGVHLWNKESRRLKIEEGSVMERLISNHCVTCKNLGFISPTKL; translated from the coding sequence ATGCTTGATCACAAACATACCAAGATATCTATATTCTCTTTTATCACATTCTCAGCCATATTTTATCTCATGCTCTGTGATTTTCTTATCTACCACGATTCCCTACACCCTGGAACACTAGTAGAAGTGCTGCAACACAGAAATGGAGAAGGGATAAGGTCAACTTTGACTCTCTCACACACCCCTTTACGTTCCATGCAAGAAGAGAACGAAGGAGTTGGTGACAGAAACCATGGAGTACTAGTTGCTCCACTTAATGCcaatgaagaagagagaattgcaTGGTTTAGAGGGAAGCTTCGCGAATTCAAGATTCTCAATTCAGACAAGTTGAGCAGGCGATTCCATGCTCGGGTTCTGCGATTTTTCAGCCACGAATGCGAGTCTCGATTTTTCATGATTTGGGAGTCCCCTGCAGGCTCATTTGGCGCAAGAGAATTGATGTCCATAGATAGTGTTTTCAAGGTGCATCCCAAGGCATGCTTGGTGATTCTATCAAGGACTTTGGACACCATCCGTAGCTATAGGGTCCTTAAGCCAATTCTTGATGAAGGGTTCAAAGTTCAACCAGTGACCCCAGACTTGCAATTTCTCTTCAAGGGGACTCCAGCTGAAGCATGGTTGAATGAGTTGAAGAAAGGGAAGAAGGACCCTGGTCAGATTTCTCTCTTTCAGAATCTATCAAACTTGATTAGACTTGCAGTTTTGTACAAATATGGTGGTGTCTACCTAGACATAGATTTTGTAGTCTTGAAACCTTTATCTTTGTTGAGGAATTCTATTGGAGCACAAAGCATGGATGCTGGGAATAAGCACTGGACTAGACTAAACAATGCAGTTCTGATATTTGACATGAATCATCCACTTCTTCTCAGATTCATTGATGAATTTGTGTTGACTTTTGATGGGAACAGATGGGGGCATAATGGTCCCTACCTTGTTTCCAGAGTGGTTAAGAGACTAGGGGAAAAGCCAGGCTTCAATTTTACAATCTTGCCTCCTATAGCCTTTTATCCAGCAGATTGGAAAAAGATTGGTGGTCTCTTTAGGAAGCCAAAAACTAGAAGTGAATCAAAATTGGTTGATGCCAAACTGCTTCAGCTCAGTGGTGAGAGTTATGGGGTGCATCTATGGAACAAAGAAAGTAGGAGATTGAAGATTGAAGAAGGAAGTGTCATGGAAAGACTAATATCTAATCATTGTGTTACTTGCAAAAACTTAGGCTTCATTTCACCAACCAAGCTTTGA